The Aspergillus nidulans FGSC A4 chromosome VII nucleotide sequence TCTGTCTGTGCGCCATGAAGTAAAACAACTATAGCAGCCCCATGAGGATGGCAATCGCCTCGTATTCCAGTTGACGTGGCTTGATCACGCGAGATAAAGACAAGGTAATGAGTTTGCGCTCGTCTTATGGTCGTGGTAGGGTTAGATAAGCTGACTGATCCCAGTGCGTGATACGCTTGCGGCAGCGCTCGAAGAACGGCGGGGAGATCTGAATACGGCTTACGATACCGCTATGCATTCGGTCCCGAGGGATAAACTGCTGACGATGCCGTAGTATCACCACATGTGCGCAGGGTCATTGCTTGAACGTCAGAAATTTCCCGCAGGGAGATTTATCACTATTTCCTGAAAGGCATCTCAATCTGCTCTCAGCCGCAACGCAAGAAGGTAAAATCAATGATACTTGAAGCTGTAAGATAAACTGAAGCTCTATCATCGAGCAATGAGGCAGCCTGTGTTCTACGAAATAACCCTGGCGCCAAACCCCGTAGTGAGCCCAGCAGATTACAAGAGTACTGTTATATAAGTGCCCTAGATTCAGCAGTAGTACAAAATCACTAGTAAGTAGCTAGGTAATTCTTGATGGTGACCCTGCCAGAGTAGGCGCGTCTACAGCTCAGCATaagcctcagcctcaactCCAGCCTTGCTTATCCCTGCCGGGTTTCGGAGACCGAAGCGCAGTCTAGAATCGGCCGAAATGAACATATTACCCAGGCATGCCATAGCAACGAGGGGTATGTTCTTATCTCTCTTCTAGTCCTGTAGAGCACATACCACAAGCCCGTGGAATGTAGTACAAGGCCACGTGTATTTTGACTCTCTGAAAATATCATCGAGACGGGAGCTTCCCGCTGAAACTGAATCTCTTTTCTAGAACAAATATTCAGTGCCTCGTCGCCGATCCCTAGTGGTCTTCTCCCGCAACTAAAGTTACCGGAGGGGAGGAACAATGCCAAAAATTCTCTGCCTACACGGGCACGGCACGAGTGCCCACATATTCAAGTCTCAGACTGGTACCTCCCTTTCGCCTCTTCCATCTACTGCAACCCCTTTAGTCGAGCACAGTTCATAATAATTCTCCTATACAGCActaatcctcctcatcgcaCAGCATCCTTCCGGAGAACCCTCCCCCACTCGTACGTTTTCGACTTCATCTCCGgccccttcccctcctctccggCGCCAGGGATTAAAGCCATTTACCCCGACTCGCCAACCTACACCTGGTTCCGGGAACCAACGCCTGCTGGTTTACGCGCTGCACACAGATATGTGGCTGAATATATCCAGAAGCATGGGCCGTACGATGCAGTCATGGGGTTCTCGCAGGGATGTTCATTGATCGCATCAATGGCATTGTATCACTCTTATGACAGATTGAGCGAGCAGGGGCAAAATGGTATACGCGGAGACCTGCCATTTAAAGCAGCGATTTTCATTTGCGGCGGTATCCCCCTTTACGCGCTTCAAGATATGGGCATACCTGTTTCCGAAGAGGCAGAGACTATAAGCAAAATCACAGGCCAACTTCTCAACACCACCGCAACGAAACTCTCGACCTTTGCATCCAACACATCGCTTATAAAGCGTGGCGTGGGACTCTGGGATAACAACGTTACCTCCAACACTCTCGTTCACGATCCATCTGTCCGGCCCCCCCGTAATGACCTCTTCGGGCTTGATTTCACATCTTTCCCTTCCTGGGCAAAAATAGATATCCCGACAGTGCATGTTTACGGCGGTAAGGATCCACGGTGGCCAGCAGGGATCCAGTTAGCGGAGTTTTGTGCTGACAGGGTGGAGTTTGATCATGAAGGCGGGCATGATATTCCGCGGGGGTCAGTGGTCTCAGAGAGAATTGGAGGTATGATTCAGGATCTATTGAGAAGGGTCTAGCTACCTACAGCAGTAAATTTTAGTTGAGTTAGGGCTGTGATAGAGGTTAAGTGTTCCGGAGTACCGGTTCAGGACTCGTGATGTCATTTGACGGGTAGATCAATCGATCTGGTAGATCGTCATGATGACAGAAATAGGAGCATGAATTTCAGTCCGATGTAGCACACAGTTCAAGATCATTCCGGGTGCGCAATAATCAATTGAACGAATCTAAAATGCCCCAGAACGCAAAAAATTACACAGACCCTGAGCTCCGCGAACAGGTCAAGAATGAAGTCcagcaaggagacaaaggcGGGAAACCAGGTCAATGGTCTGCGCGAAAGGTACTTTGTTACGCATTTCAaactttcttttcttattcCAATTTAATCGTAGTTGACAGGCCCAAATGACCGCCTCTGAATACAAAGCACGCGGCGGGGACTACACGACCTCcaaagacgagaagaagtctGAGCAGAAACATCTCGATAAATGGACCAACGAAGAATGGCAAACGAAAGAGGGCTCTGGCACAGCGAAGCAGGATGACGGGACGCGGAAGAGGTATttgccgaagaaggcgtGGGAAGAGCTAgatgaaagggagaaaaaggcgACGGAACAGAAAAAGCTGGAAGGGTCAAAGGCAGGAAAGCAGTTTGTAGCGAATACTGgagaggcgaagaggaagaggggagaGGTAAGcagggaaggagagaagaaagggagcAGGAACGGGGGTAAGGATAAGAAAGGGGGTCAGGTAGataggaagaaagagaaagaagggaagatgaagcaggagccggaggagaatggggagaatggggagaatgaggaagaagaggttgagaatACGGAGAACGACGAAGATTATGAGAGAGATGGGGAAGACTTAGATGgcgagaatgaagagagCGGAGACAACAGCGGTagtgaagacgaggacgaggaacAGAATCAGCAGGCCGATGAAAAGGAGACTGAGACGGATACTCCAGAAGGCGAGCAACCAGAGAaaaagagacagaagcagGACTAGTATAGAGGCTGCGATTGGTAATCTTCGCCAATACTGGATTATACTTACGCTTGATACACGACTGTTCGAGTATGTTAGGTTATTAATCTCACTGCTGACGTACGAAAGCCTTagcacaagcagcagcagtggcaaCAGCTTGTTCTCATGGCTATCAGCCCAATTGCATACTATTTATGAGCACACACTGGATGGCATCTAGATCTCTGGCCTCTTCCTTATCGAGCCCAACGACATTATTCTCCTTAATGGCTGTGGATGGATGGCCACACGACACTGTTCCGAGGCAAATGAGACCAATATGCATCTTTGGGTTATTCTGCTTGTTTCAACAACGAAGCATCAATAGTGGCATACTATCGCAGCCAAGGTCTTCTCAGATATCCAGAAGAGACTTGCGAATACATGGAATGCTTACTCCATTTTGGCGCGTAGACCGCAGTCTCGTGAAAGCTGATGTTTATCCCGGTAGCTGGGTGTATACAATTAGCATATCTGCGCAATTTAGTGCACGCCGAGGTGAGCTGAATGCCGGTACACGCCAGTTTGTCCCTCAGGGAAATAAGCGGGCTAGGGAGGATGGCGCTGATAATGCAAATGTGGGCGGCAATGCCgatgggaagaggatgcgcgGTGGTGGTCATACACCGGGATCTTGAGGAGTATTATGCTGGCTCGTCTATAATGATCAATCCCCGGTAACCTGGTTTTCAAGCCTGACTCGGTGCACGCGTGTTTCCGATTTTGTTAGACGAGGCGAGATTTGCTGATTAGGACAGCTGAGTCAATGCTGGACATTTACTTTCCGTCTAAAGTCGCCATAAAACTCCTAGGTCATACAGCCCCACTCCGCGGTTGGTAAGCACATCCTCATGGACTACTTTTTCCTGAATAGGCTCTGCCCGCTGACTCTAATAAAAAGCGCGAGATTTACGTTCGAAGCTGCTGTGAGCTTCCAGCCAGCAAACACTGAAAACGCCTCGCAGACACTCTTCGGGTTGCGAGATCTAGAGGACTATACGCCAGCAAACTAACAGGAGGCATGAATCATGTCATGTTGATGCAAAATCTGTATGCATTTTATCCAACGATAGGCAGATGGCCCGGAGAGGTAGATGATCAATGCATAGGAGGATTGCAAGATAGACACGACCAACGATCAGGCTGCTGAGATAGCCAGCGCCAGTTTTTAGAACTGTACAGTTTAGGCTACCAACGGAGAGGAAATCGACTTGTCGTGAGATAAACCTGCTGCTCTATATTACTGTGCACCGAACCTGAGTTGCCCCATGTCGACGCCAGCAATGATTTAAGCAGGAGATATGGCATCGGCTCAGATAAGCCGATATACGGCGATATTGAAGATGCCTGGAATCCTACTCTGGGAACACCATCCTGCATCCTCAGCTCAGAGTACTGGTATAGCGTCACTTGAGGTTGCAGGCCGACTACGACGGAGGACTTGGATTAGGAAAGGTGAATTTCAGACAGACTGTCAACAGCTAGAAAATTTGTCCCAATTTGCAGAGCTGACTTGGTAGATTTGTCGGGAATACGTGGGGGTctgtaaaaaaaaaaaaataaataatagtTTCAGAAGGCTAACATGTATCTAGGAGGGCTAGGGGGTGTGATGCAGTTCTAGTTGGGAATCCAGCAAGATATGATTGCTGCCGTGCGAACGACCGGCGCGAAAATTGTCTCTACTCCGTTGAGTCCCTTATCATCAGCAATTAGAGGGTACAGACTGAAATCTCTGGAACGCCTTGGAGTAGCACCAGTTTCCTACCATTGCAGGATGTTCCGATATTTGTTTTATGTCTTGTGCAAGCCGGATGCGGAGAATGTGTATAGACTCTCCCGCTATGGACTGACCAGTAGCCGATGTGTTTAGCTTAGGCGCACAACGTCCTCTGCGACTTTCTCAGAAAATACTAACACAGAGTTACTCAAACTAATAATCAAAAGATGGAACTAGCTGGACTATATCCAAGTAAAGAGGCGCTTTATGCTATGTCTAGTGAGCAATGCGCCGAGCTAGACGCAATTGCCTTGCTGCCCGACGATAACTCTTGAGAAACACCGCGATATTTAGCAATTCATACTACCTGAGATATAGAGACCGAATTCTCTCGTTCGCCTTGGGTTGTTACACCGATTGCCATCTGCCCACTCATGTACCATACATTATATAATCCACTTCATAATCCAGTGAACTCCTACAAGGCGAACAGCTACAGGGCAGACAGGCCACCGGCCCTTGAGATCTTAAAGCCCCCCGGAACTCTCTTCTGGAATACCCCGTCCGGATCATACTTACCCGCAACCTCCTTCATATGCCTCACATTCTCCTCACCATAGCTCCCCAGCGCATCTTGCTCCTTATCACAGTAGTTTAGATATCGGAAACCTACATCCCCCTTCACACTCCTCGCATACGTCTCAATCTTCTCAATGGCACTCTTCAGAGTCGGGCCGGCAACATTCGCATTCAGCTCGGGCGTGTCAACCTCAACCGCCCAGACCAGAAGGACGCAATCAACCTTCATTTGATCGAGACCCATCATATTTCCACCACGGGCTGTGGAGTGTGCACCGAATGAGACAGGGAGAGGCTGAAGGACAATCTGAGTGTAGAAGTTTGAGTATGGGACCTGGTTCTTGAGAGCTGAGACTAGTGATTCGAAGACAGAGGCGCTTTTTAGGATGATCTGTGGGTCGGCTTTAAATGTTGTAGTGTACCATGTATCACTAATTTTGTTAGCAATAGCTCACTTTGTTAGAGATGGTAAATAAACTTACTACTTCCCCGAAGGGACAACAAACGAAGTCAGCTTCGTCGCAACTGACACAGTCGTATCGACCCTATTCATCTGTTCCGGAATGCCCAGGAACTTTTCCAATGTTCTCGCTTCCTTCACGCCTTCAAGATTCATCATATTCACCATAACAAAGTGCTCTTCCGTCTTCGGTAGATACGTCCACATCGCCAATATATGATCATCGGGGTAAGCGGCAAGGTTCTTCGTCAGATCCACGATGGCCTCTGAAAGCTGCAACGTCGCCTTTTTTGGATACGTTATCGTACAATCCCAGACATCTACGGCTGAGAAAGTCGTCATATCGAAGCGCGTGACGACACCGAAGTTATTCCCGCCACCTTTGAGGGCACGGAAAAGGTCTGGATTCGTGGTGGAATTGGCATTAGAGATAGAGCCGTCGGCGAGAACGAGTTCATAATTGACGACCTGGTCTTTTGCATCCGCATCGAAATTAATAGCTGCCTTAAAGGAATGGGACAGATGGCTGATACATACCGCACGCAAATCCGTTACGGCATGTATAAAATGTCTTTCCCCCGCCTGTTAGTAAACCGCCTATACCGACTTTTCCTTCGCGGCCACCAGCGACCATGCGCCCCTCTGTATTAATAAGCCGTTGTATGATCTGTAGGGATAGGGTGAGGGACGAACGTACGCTTCTCCAGTTCTTGATAAGACTTCGCCCACGTACCGCCTGGTTGTATCGACGCAATTCCCGTTTCCGGATCGTACGTCGTGCTGTTCATGAGACCCAGGTCGATGGTGATCCCATTGACAATATTGTTTGCGCCGGGCCATTGCATGTGTCCGCCACTAAAACAAGCTCTTAGCACACACTCGATGAGGCGTAGGTGAGTGATGTTGGCATGAAACCCACCTTCGGATGGCAAACTTCACATCTGGCGTCGCAACTATAGCTTTGACAGCCTTGGAGACCTCTTCTGTGTTTCGCGGTCGGACGATTGCCCATGGTTTTAATTGCGCCGTTAGTGACCAGTATGACTCGACACGGGCGCTGTATACAtcgctgctgggaaggtaGAGGATATCGCTTAGGCCCGCCGCATGGAGGTTTGCAAGGGCTTTCTCTCTGGTATCCATTGCTCTAACTTCTATTGCGATGATAATGAAAGGGCACTAATAGATAAAACAAGACCCATTTATATAGAGCGATCGTCAGGCGTCCCAACTCCATTTATCAGCCTTCCCCGCATAAGACTGAACTATGCATATTATTTGTCATCGCGTAAGTGCCATACGTACTTCATGCATTGTTTTTGACAGCACCTGAAGATGGAAGGCTTTTCGCACTTTCCAGGACTACCTAGCAGTATATTATCATCGATTTCTGGGAAATTAGGTCAGATAACATGAATTGAGGTACTGGTTAGGAACATTTACTACATACAGGAATATCCACTACTTTGAAGCTCTTTAGAACAGTCAAGTTCTCCATAGGTAATGTTGGAAACTTTAGGAGTACACTTAAGTAATCCAGCTGTCACCCGCCGCTGGTCTAGGATAGCTGCATAGAAATCACACGCCGTTTGGTGATTAGGGTTTTCAACGACTATAGTGCCTTTCCGTGCAAGTACATCGCAAAAAAAGCCTATGCCATTAGTGGCCATATTCCGCTTTTTCCCGAAGCATGCAGGTTTTCACACTAATTAATCTAATCCGCAAAATATTTGCAGGGTCTCAGCTATCTCACTACAGCAACCCTTGGGTTGGGTAGGGGGCATTGGCCGAAATAGACGAGCTAACGTCAAAAAACGTAACCACGAATACCTTGGTGAGCTAGCTAAGACTAGTGTTCTACTACGTAGATCCATTGACTTTCGGCCCCTGATATAGTGTTGTTGTCGGTGAAACCCCTCCATTGACATCCGAGTCTCTGTCTTTGTTCATGTGCCACGCAGGGATCGGCTGGCATACGTAGCGTCGAGGACTGCCATATTGATTGGTCGCAAGCAAGTCAGCCAAATGAACATTAATGACTTTCTGTTTTAGTCCTCTCTTAGCGTTAATCACCTGCATGATATCGCGGCTCAGCCGCATCTTAGGGTCCATCATTAAGTCTACTCTCGATGTTCACAACTGACCCATCCAGGGCCTAGACAGGGCCACTGGTTCGGACTCCGCGCAGCCCGTGTAGGTCAACACGATTCTGAGACATTGATAACTGTGCCATCCCCTTGTGGACCCCGATTATTAGGTAGTGAGCCAAGCTTTTTCTACTTTTAACTCTGCTGCCTGGCTCGACTGGCATTTCACCGGCTCATATATACCGTGTCTTGTCCTCAGAGCGGACGCTCTTGATTTGACGTGCTCTCATTTGCCGAGTAACAGAtggctccagctgctgccaAAGCTGAGAGACTGCCCAGGCCAGCAACGGACTATGAACGCTGGCTTGGGGATGATGAACAGCACCTTGACTCAGTGCGTCAATACGACCTTGATCAAGGGCAAAAAGATTACACCAATGATGGAGTGATTACCGTCGCTGAAGATTCAAGCCCGCCTGAGATCGTGTAAGTCTACATAGACCGTGTCCCCTCGCTCGCTGGATGCTAGGACATTGACATTCACAACTGGCAGGGACAGCGACGACCTTGGGTCTTCTCCTCTATCCTCTGACGAGTCTTCCCAGCCGAGGCATCACTACACCCGCCCAACTGTCCCCGATATCGTTGCATTATACGCAGCGATAATAATAGCTGTCCTCCTCGTCCTAAAACTTCATGGATCACTCAGAAGACCACAATGGCGGAGAtcagaggaaaagaagagacaGGGGTCCCCACTCGGAAGGGATACAAATGACTGAAGTTCATCTTGTCATATTGAAAGGAGCATCAAAAGCGATCCCAGATCTTCACAAAAGGGGTATAAAAATAttggagcagctgggaatcgaacccagGACCTCTCCCATGCTAAGGGAACATTATACCACTAAACCACAGCCCCATTAATGGTAACACGTGACTTGTCTTAAGCTTATATTCAGAGGTCTTTTCAAGCCAACATAAATACGGACATAACTAAAAAAGTGGGAAAAaatggagcagctgggaatcgaacccagGACCTCTCCCATGCTAAGGGAACATTATACCACTAAACCACAGCCCCTTTCGATGCTTATACTTTGAAAATTATGTGTATATATTCCAAACAAAAGCCCAGTCTAATCCGGTCGATGATCAGGCTGATCTTTTTTCTCCCTCAATTCTACACCCTGTACTTGAGAAACTAGATATGCTATACTATTTGCTGGTTTGAAAATGTCTTTGCACAGCCTTGTATTTCTGGTCGCTGCCAGTACCTAATCCAGAGGTCAGTCGAATATGGAAACTGGGAAaccttcttccatcttgtTGCATAAAATATATTTCGGATGACTCCGTGGAAAACACAGGACCATAGAGAACAACCCACTACGTCCATATGGCGTACAAGGACCGGTATATGGTCATCTCGCGTTGTAGCATGAACGCTAAGGGTTGCAGCTACTATTCTCGTTCTATGTAGTTGGCAAACTGCGGCGGCTAGCTATGAGCGCGAATAGTACATGTGAAATGACCCTTGCTCGTCCAACAAGTGCCGTAAGCTCTGACTTTTCCTTGCTAACTCAAAATTCCATGTTGCATCAGTAGCAGAATAAACCCCTCAAGCCTGTTACCAAAAAGCGCACGGTAAGAACAGATTAGACCATATAGAGAAACAAATTATAAAGTACCTCGGTTAGTGATGTATATGAATTGTGATCTACTTTGGAGAAAAGTCACCGAGCAAACCCCCCCGGAATAATATTCTCATTGAGATAAAAATACAGTCTGTGCATAATACTATGGTAAAGCGTGGAAAAAAGACTACTATTCGGATCTGGAATCACGGTTTCCAGCCGCGGAATCCTGTGGACCCGGAAAAATGGTAGATGGATCCTAATACCCTTGGCCAACCCAGCCATGATGTAATAATATTGAAGCCAAGCAGAAAAGATTTCGCCGAAGCATCGCGCCGAGAACGATTTTCTCCTGCTGCAACAACTTACTTACCAATATACTCCAACCAGCTCCCATGGCCGGTGGTTTTGTACAATACCATGAGCCCAGCAGTGCGCACCATGAGCCCCTGCCTACATTAACTACGGCAACTGATATTATCTAGTCGTCCAAATCCTCGTAAtaatctccttctttctcttcctctctctggCAGAATGGATCTCCGCGAAGATTATTCGCGCCGGTATAATTGGGCACATCGCCGTGGGAATTATATATGGGCGACCGCTTGCCGATATCCTTGAGATCGAGTGGCAGGAAACATTTATCACCCTGGGATATGTGGGGTTGATTTTAATTATCTTCGAGGGTACTTCTCTTGCCTACTCATTCACCTGTTATATGTGGGTACGGGCGGTGCTGATAAGTCTCAGGCGGGCTCGGTGCACGCATTGATTTGCTGAAGCAGAATTTCGTACTTAGTATGCTCGGCGCTGCGACCGGTGTGATATTTCCGATTGGACTCTCATATCTGCTGCTTTACTTGGGCTTTGGATATGGAGCTGTTGAGACGTTTATCATCGGCGCTGCGCTGTCTGCCACTTCGCTTGGTAGTTCCCCTAGCTGTGTAAACAGGGACAAGCAGACTGACAATGACAGGAACGACATTCGCCGTgatctcctccgcatcaaAAACTGTCGACCTCGGCCAGACACGTGTTGGCGCTGTCCTCGTGAGCGCTGCTGTCATTGACGACGTTGTTGGCCTTGTCATGTCCAGGTATACTCGCTCCTCCCAACTCATTCAGAACAACCCCTAAAAAGACACCAGCGTCATTTCAGATCTAGGTAAACTCAGCGAAGGCGGAGACGCAAACCTAGGTTGGCTCATCGGCCGGCCCATCGTCGCTTCAATCGGCATGTCTATTGTAACTCCCCTTGTAACGAAATACCTTTTCGCGCCTCTCTTCCGCCGATACATCGAAAACCACTTTGCGCGGTACGACCACATCTCCAATATAATCCTGATGGCGCTTGTTCTCTGCGCATTTATATCGATAGCGGCATACACAGGAACATCCATCCTCTTTGGCGCGTTTCTAGCAGGCACTTTCCTCACGTATATCCCTTCTAAGAATCCCGAGGGTCCATTTGTGGTCATGACcagggaggaaggagagagggaggaagaCAAGAGTCCAACATTTGTGCATACCTTTGAGCGGTATCTGATGGATGTGCAAAAGTACTTGATGGAGCCGTTGTTCTTTGCCAGTATAGGCTTCGCAATCCCGTTTGTACAGCTTTGGACAGGAAAAAGGATATGGAGAGGGATTGTATTTACACTACTTATGGTGTTCGCCAAGGTGGGCAGACAGCTGTGCTCTTAATACGTCATTTTGTGATACTGACCGCCGCAGTTCATCGTTGGTGTCTGGGTACCCCTCTGGCAAGCCCTAACTCGATCCAAACATGGGAAACCTCGCCGACCACCTAATCCTCCAAATCAAAGCGGAAGACaaagagacgaagaagcagagaTGGAACCGGAAGATGGAACGAATGAAAAACCCGCAAGAGAAGGTACCAAGGTAATCTGGCTGTCAggtctcctcctcggctCAGCCATGGTTGCCCGCGGCGAAATTGGGCTCTTAAAGGAGATCGGGTATAATGAAACCTCATACGTCAGTGAAGACGGCTTCATTACCGGTGTTTGGGCTATCCTGCTCAACACTATTATTGGCCCGGTCGCTGTAGGTGTTCTTGTCAAGTTATATGGAAAGCGTATTGGAGAGGGAGCGTGGGGAGTACAGGAAACTCCGCAACTTGGGAGAGCTGCTGGGTGATTTACAATACAATTACTATTTTTGAAAATTAGGAAATGGTAATATATAGATTTTATTTTACCTAGCTATGTATAACTACGACGACTTGAGTTTCGTAGTGGTGATAGTCACAAAGGCTCAAAAATTGTCGCATATTCAAAAATGAGCAATTAGGCTTTGACCGGAGAGAGTTTTCCGCCCCAGCTCGCtattaatatatacaatgcACAACGGACCCTATCCTATACAGGGCAGTATGCGGATGTGGACTGTCCTTGTACTTGGGGATTCGTTGGATCACAGCGGATATGCGGCTCATGCCTCAGCCAGAAAAGATAGTCGCAGGCTGCAATAATATTCAGCCTCATTGGTAGTTTGCCAATTACACGAGTTTGTAATGCTAACGCGGGGCTGGAACTGCCAACTGTCAAGCACGCAAAGCCCGGGCGGGACGGAAAGTTAGCCCCCAAATGGCCAATGGGCTAATTCAGCTGCATTTCCGTGTAAGAAACACTGGAATTTGGGGGCCGAAGCGTCTGTTGGTACGCGGTAGCGACAGGCTCAAAGGGCTGTCAAATTGGAGCCCCTAACGCTCGCCATACCTGCTCTATATCTGCATAAACTACGGAGGGCTGAAGGTCAATATCTGCCTCCAAGGCTCAGATCTTTGTCCTTTTTGGGCTCCAGATCGACCAAAAATAGCCAGAGAAAGCCAGACTCGTATTTATTTTTCTTTGAGATTGCAGTGCAGCGCCGCTCGGTTTCCTGTCTGGTGCCTCTCGTATTTTGAATTACAGAGGACGACTAGGCTGACACTGCCACTTCCTGACGTGATAAATCTGCTCCATCCTTACTTATCTGGCTGTCCCCTGCATCTCAGGTACCAACATGTCCGTTGCAATGCATCGACCCAGCGTATCTACTCCTTGCTCTACCGAAAAACATGATCAAGCCGGAACCAACGAGGACGAAAAACCAGGCTCCACGGTTCTACCGGCAATATATTGATGAGAACGACTCACTCAGTGCGGCACCCAGTCCGGTATCTAGCTTGCTTCCACCCCACCTTAGAACGCCGTCCTTACCATCCAGTCGCAATGAGGCAAAGGATGCCACTGGTCGAGCTCAACCGCGACGTTCCTTGGATATAGCCTCCAAAGCACTGGGCATCAAGAGTTTGACCCTCAACAGCACAGATGCTGTGACCCAGACCACGGCGCCGCTTTTAGATGCGCGCCCAACCCTcaccctccatcttcccaacGGACGCGTACTTCCTCCACTCTCTCCAACAGCATCAAACTTCAGTCCCCGCGTTCGATCGTCTAGCTTAGGCCAAACTGGCAGTCAACATGTCGGTCAAGCTTCAGGTACCGGTCACTACCGTAGTGCCAGTCACACGTTTTCCTCACCTACCACACCAATAGCGATACTTCACCCGCCGCGGCCCCCATACTGCAATGCGAGCAGTGGCCCTCTCCTCTT carries:
- a CDS encoding uncharacterized protein (transcript_id=CADANIAT00007893) gives rise to the protein MDTREKALANLHAAGLSDILYLPSSDVYSARVESYWSLTAQLKPWAIVRPRNTEEVSKAVKAIVATPDVKFAIRSGGHMQWPGANNIVNGITIDLGLMNSTTYDPETGIASIQPGGTWAKSYQELEKQGRMVAGGREGKVGIGGLLTGGGKTFYTCRNGFACDQVVNYELVLADGSISNANSTTNPDLFRALKGGGNNFGVVTRFDMTTFSAVDVWDCTITYPKKATLQLSEAIVDLTKNLAAYPDDHILAMWTYLPKTEEHFVMVNMMNLEGVKEARTLEKFLGIPEQMNRVDTTVSVATKLTSFVVPSGKYDTWYTTTFKADPQIILKSASVFESLVSALKNQVPYSNFYTQIVLQPLPVSFGAHSTARGGNMMGLDQMKVDCVLLVWAVEVDTPELNANVAGPTLKSAIEKIETYARSVKGDVGFRYLNYCDKEQDALGSYGEENVRHMKEVAVFSEKVAEDVVRLS
- a CDS encoding uncharacterized protein (transcript_id=CADANIAT00007892), whose amino-acid sequence is MPQNAKNYTDPELREQVKNEVQQGDKGGKPGQWSARKAQMTASEYKARGGDYTTSKDEKKSEQKHLDKWTNEEWQTKEGSGTAKQDDGTRKRYLPKKAWEELDEREKKATEQKKLEGSKAGKQFVANTGEAKRKRGEVSREGEKKGSRNGGKDKKGGQVDRKKEKEGKMKQEPEENGENGENEEEEVENTENDEDYERDGEDLDGENEESGDNSGSEDEDEEQNQQADEKETETDTPEGEQPEKKRQKQD
- a CDS encoding uncharacterized protein (transcript_id=CADANIAT00007891), which produces MNILPRHAIATREQIFSASSPIPSGLLPQLKLPEGRNNAKNSLPTRARHECPHIQVSDWYLPFASSIYCNPFSRAQFIIILLYSTNPPHRTASFRRTLPHSYVFDFISGPFPSSPAPGIKAIYPDSPTYTWFREPTPAGLRAAHRYVAEYIQKHGPYDAVMGFSQGCSLIASMALYHSYDRLSEQGQNGIRGDLPFKAAIFICGGIPLYALQDMGIPVSEEAETISKITGQLLNTTATKLSTFASNTSLIKRGVGLWDNNVTSNTLVHDPSVRPPRNDLFGLDFTSFPSWAKIDIPTVHVYGGKDPRWPAGIQLAEFCADRVEFDHEGGHDIPRGSVVSERIGGMIQDLLRRV
- a CDS encoding uncharacterized protein (transcript_id=CADANIAT00007894) — protein: MAPAAAKAERLPRPATDYERWLGDDEQHLDSVRQYDLDQGQKDYTNDGVITVAEDSSPPEIVDSDDLGSSPLSSDESSQPRHHYTRPTVPDIVALYAAIIIAVLLVLKLHGSLRRPQWRRSEEKKRQGSPLGRDTND
- a CDS encoding uncharacterized protein (transcript_id=CADANIAT00007895), with translation MTREEGEREEDKSPTFVHTFERYLMDVQKYLMEPLFFASIGFAIPFVQLWTGKRIWRGIVFTLLMVFAKFIVGVWVPLWQALTRSKHGKPRRPPNPPNQSGRQRDEEAEMEPEDGTNEKPAREGTKVIWLSGLLLGSAMVARGEIGLLKEIGYNETSYVSEDGFITGVWAILLNTIIGPVAVGVLVKLYGKRIGEGAWGVQETPQLGRAAG